A DNA window from Mesoplasma coleopterae contains the following coding sequences:
- the rpsP gene encoding 30S ribosomal protein S16, which yields MVKIRLKRIGKKQAPFYRIVAADSRVNRNGQYIELIGTFDPLKSEVKINNELALKWLQNGAQPTETVRELLSQQGVMKALHEAKLANKK from the coding sequence ATGGTAAAAATTAGATTAAAAAGAATTGGTAAAAAACAAGCACCTTTCTACAGAATCGTTGCTGCTGATTCAAGAGTTAACCGTAATGGTCAATACATAGAATTAATTGGAACATTTGATCCATTAAAATCAGAAGTTAAAATTAACAATGAATTAGCTTTAAAATGATTACAAAATGGAGCTCAACCAACTGAAACTGTTAGAGAATTATTATCACAACAAGGTGTAATGAAAGCATTACACGAAGCAAAACTTGCTAATAAAAAATAA